From Seriola aureovittata isolate HTS-2021-v1 ecotype China chromosome 16, ASM2101889v1, whole genome shotgun sequence, one genomic window encodes:
- the LOC130183695 gene encoding histone-lysine N-methyltransferase PRDM9-like codes for MSKIEMLRVLINQRLTAAAEEIFGVFGRTIAEYEEEISRSKLEIDRQRRLLDLSRKPQISLQVSSAALSEQQEWSSTLGLNETKSPHIKEEEEDELWPAQQEDELQATEQNDVKFVLFRSGGARNEQDDDHVTPSLSNFRSQDLEDSELDPQPGTSVQQTCSELDEDAPETSDLASGNGQLDCVDLEAPLSEVVDSYICTICGRAFAQRGHWAKHVQVHRKVETKVDKSYTCDICGKRLTRFDGYQKHLRIHTGEKPYCCDECGRRFSDNSNYKRHIRTHTGQKTQQS; via the exons ATGTCTAAAATCGAGATGCTGAGGGTGCTGATAAACCAGCGGCTCACCGCGGCCGCAGAGGAGATCTTCGGGGTGTTTGGGAGGACCATAGCCGAGTACGAGGAGGAGATCTCCCGCTCCAAGCTGGAGATCGACCGCCAGCGCCGGCTGCTGGACCTCTCCAGGAAGCCGCAGATATCTCTGCAGGTCAGCAGCGCAG CCCTCTCTGAACAGCAGGAGTGGAGCTCCACTCTGGGCCTAAATGAAACAAAGTCTCCTCAtatcaaagaggaggaggaggacgagctGTGGCCGGCTCAGCAGGAGGACGAGCTTCAGGCGACGGAGCAGAACGACGTCAAGTTCGTGTTGTTCCGTAGCGGCGGTGCGAGAAACGAGCAGGATGACGACCACGTGACCCCCTCGCTCTCAAACTTCCGGAGCCAGGACCTGGAGGACTCAGAGCTTGACCCCCAGCCGGGGACCTCAGTCCAGCAGACCTGCTCTGAACTCGATGAGGACGCTCCTGAAACTTCAGATCTGGCTTCAGGTAACGGCCAGCTCGACTGTGTCGACCTGGAAGCTCCGCTGTCCGAGGTGGTGGACTCGTACATTTGCACCATTTGTGGCCGTGCGTTCGCTCAGCGAGGCCACTGGGCCAAACACGTGCAGGTTCACAGGAAAGTAGAGACCAAAGTCGACAAGTCGTACACGTGTGACATTTGCGGCAAGAGACTGACACGGTTTGACGGCTATCAGAAACACTTGAGGATCCACACGGGCGAGAAGCCGTACTGCTGCGATGAGTGCGGCCGCAGATTCAGCGATAACTCGAATTACAAACGGCAcattcgcacacacacaggacagaaaacacagcagagctga